The Vibrio tasmaniensis genome includes a region encoding these proteins:
- the pntB gene encoding Re/Si-specific NAD(P)(+) transhydrogenase subunit beta: MSEGLVQAAYIVAAVFFIMSLKGLSKQESARAGNYYGITGMAIALIATIFGPHSAGIVWIIIAMVIGGGIGIHYARKVEMTEMPELVAILHSFVGMAAVLVGYNSYIDPPAAVSINPADIHAEHVIHLVEVFLGVFIGAVTFTGSIVAFGKLRGVISSSAMNIPHKHKWNLAAIVVSTLLMIMFVNADGSMLALMVMTLIAFVFGYHLVASIGGADMPVVVSMLNSYSGWAAAAAGFMLANDLLIITGALVGSSGAILSYIMCKAMNRSFISVIAGGFGQDVVVSDGDEEQGEHRETSAEDVADMLKNSKSVIITPGYGMAVAQAQYPVHEITEKLRAQGINVRFGIHPVAGRLPGHMNVLLAEAKVPYDIVLEMDELNDDFNETDTVLVIGANDTVNPAALEDPNSPIAGMPVLEVWNAQNVIVFKRSMNTGYAGVQNPLFFKENTQMLFGDAKQSCLGILEHL; the protein is encoded by the coding sequence ATGTCTGAAGGATTAGTACAAGCAGCTTATATTGTTGCTGCTGTATTCTTTATAATGAGTTTGAAAGGGTTATCGAAACAGGAATCTGCGCGCGCAGGTAACTATTACGGTATCACGGGTATGGCAATTGCGTTGATCGCGACGATCTTTGGCCCCCATTCAGCAGGTATTGTGTGGATCATCATTGCTATGGTGATCGGTGGTGGTATTGGTATCCACTACGCACGAAAAGTCGAAATGACTGAAATGCCAGAGCTGGTGGCAATTCTCCACAGCTTCGTGGGTATGGCAGCAGTACTTGTAGGTTACAACAGCTACATTGATCCACCCGCTGCTGTTTCTATCAACCCTGCCGATATTCATGCAGAGCACGTTATTCACTTGGTAGAAGTGTTCCTTGGTGTGTTTATAGGTGCGGTAACCTTCACAGGTTCGATTGTTGCGTTTGGTAAACTTCGTGGCGTTATCTCTTCCTCGGCAATGAACATCCCTCATAAGCACAAGTGGAACCTAGCAGCTATTGTTGTTTCGACCTTGCTAATGATCATGTTCGTTAATGCTGACGGTAGCATGCTTGCGTTGATGGTGATGACACTCATTGCATTCGTATTCGGTTACCACTTAGTGGCATCGATTGGTGGTGCAGATATGCCAGTGGTTGTCTCTATGCTTAACTCGTACTCAGGTTGGGCAGCAGCGGCGGCCGGCTTTATGCTTGCGAACGATCTACTGATCATAACAGGTGCATTAGTTGGTTCTTCAGGTGCGATTCTGTCTTATATCATGTGTAAGGCAATGAACCGCTCTTTCATCAGCGTTATTGCTGGTGGCTTCGGTCAAGACGTGGTTGTGTCTGATGGCGATGAAGAGCAGGGTGAGCACCGAGAAACATCAGCTGAAGATGTGGCTGACATGTTGAAAAACTCGAAGTCAGTCATCATCACTCCTGGATACGGCATGGCAGTAGCTCAAGCTCAATACCCAGTGCATGAAATCACTGAGAAGCTGCGAGCGCAGGGCATCAATGTTCGATTTGGTATCCACCCAGTTGCCGGTCGGTTACCGGGTCACATGAATGTGTTACTTGCTGAAGCAAAAGTACCTTACGATATCGTTCTTGAAATGGACGAACTCAACGATGACTTCAATGAGACCGATACTGTTTTGGTTATCGGTGCAAACGACACAGTGAACCCAGCAGCACTTGAAGATCCAAACAGCCCAATCGCTGGCATGCCAGTACTTGAAGTTTGGAATGCTCAGAACGTTATCGTATTCAAACGTTCGATGAACACAGGTTACGCAGGTGTGCAAAACCCACTGTTCTTCAAAGAGAATACGCAGATGTTGTTTGGTGATGCGAAACAGAGCTGTCTCGGTATTCTAGAGCATCTATAG
- the pntA gene encoding Re/Si-specific NAD(P)(+) transhydrogenase subunit alpha: protein MQIGVPRETLAGETRVAASPKSVEQLLKLGFEVCVESQAGALASFEDSAYEQAGAKIVTADEAWKSDIIFKVNAPIVDETKNEIDLLKDGATLVSFIWPAQNPELMDQLSTRNINVMAMDSVPRISRAQALDALSSMANIAGYRAVVEAAHEFGRFFTGQITAAGKVPPAKVLVAGAGVAGLAAIGAAGSLGAIVRSFDVRPEVKEQVESMGAEFLEVDFKEDTSAGDGYAKEMSEAFNKKAEELYAAQVKDVDIIITTALIPGRPAPKLITKEMVDSMSAGSVIVDLAAANGGNCEYTVADQVITTTNGVKVVGYTDMVGRLPTQSSQLYATNLVNLLKLLCKEKDGNINIDFEDVVLRGVTVVKEGEVTWPAPPIQVSAQPQQAKPKADKPEPKVEEPASPIKKVAGMVVAVGAFAWVASVAPAAFLSHFTVFVLACVVGYYVVWNVSHSLHTPLMSVTNAISGIIVLGALLQIGQGSGVVTFLSFIAVLIASINIFGGFTVTKRMLEMFRKD, encoded by the coding sequence ATGCAAATTGGTGTACCAAGAGAAACACTCGCAGGTGAAACGCGAGTTGCTGCTTCGCCGAAATCGGTAGAACAGCTTCTAAAATTAGGATTTGAAGTTTGTGTTGAATCACAAGCAGGTGCGTTAGCAAGTTTTGAAGATTCAGCTTATGAACAAGCTGGAGCAAAAATTGTCACCGCTGATGAAGCTTGGAAATCCGATATTATTTTTAAAGTTAACGCTCCGATCGTTGACGAAACTAAAAATGAAATTGATCTTCTTAAAGATGGCGCAACATTGGTCAGTTTTATTTGGCCAGCTCAGAACCCAGAATTAATGGATCAATTGTCCACTCGTAACATCAACGTGATGGCGATGGATTCCGTACCTCGTATTTCAAGAGCTCAAGCACTGGATGCATTGAGTTCTATGGCTAACATCGCGGGTTATCGTGCTGTGGTTGAAGCGGCACATGAATTTGGTCGATTCTTCACGGGTCAAATTACGGCGGCAGGTAAAGTTCCACCTGCGAAAGTATTGGTTGCTGGTGCGGGTGTTGCTGGCTTAGCGGCAATTGGCGCTGCAGGCAGCTTAGGTGCGATCGTTCGTTCATTCGATGTTCGTCCTGAAGTAAAAGAGCAAGTCGAGTCTATGGGCGCTGAATTCTTGGAAGTGGATTTCAAGGAAGATACCAGCGCGGGCGACGGCTACGCAAAAGAGATGTCTGAAGCATTCAACAAGAAAGCTGAAGAACTTTATGCAGCTCAAGTAAAAGATGTCGATATCATTATTACAACGGCACTGATTCCAGGTCGCCCAGCCCCTAAGCTGATTACCAAAGAGATGGTAGACAGTATGAGTGCAGGTAGTGTGATTGTGGATCTTGCTGCTGCCAATGGCGGTAACTGTGAATACACGGTTGCGGATCAAGTTATTACAACGACTAACGGCGTGAAGGTAGTCGGTTACACCGATATGGTTGGTCGACTACCGACTCAATCATCTCAACTGTATGCAACGAACCTAGTTAACCTGCTGAAACTGCTTTGCAAAGAGAAAGATGGCAACATCAATATCGACTTTGAAGATGTCGTTTTGCGCGGTGTTACTGTGGTCAAAGAGGGCGAGGTCACTTGGCCAGCTCCGCCAATTCAAGTTTCAGCTCAACCACAACAAGCTAAGCCAAAAGCGGACAAACCTGAGCCTAAAGTTGAAGAACCTGCTTCTCCAATTAAGAAAGTGGCGGGTATGGTGGTTGCTGTTGGTGCATTCGCTTGGGTAGCGTCGGTTGCTCCGGCTGCGTTCTTATCTCACTTTACCGTTTTTGTTCTCGCTTGCGTGGTGGGTTATTACGTCGTTTGGAACGTAAGCCATTCTCTTCATACGCCTTTGATGTCGGTAACTAACGCGATCTCAGGGATCATTGTATTAGGCGCACTATTACAAATAGGACAAGGAAGTGGCGTCGTCACGTTCTTATCATTTATTGCCGTATTAATTGCAAGTATCAATATCTTTGGTGGCTTTACTGTGACCAAACGTATGCTTGAAATGTTCCGTAAAGACTAA
- a CDS encoding HlyU family transcriptional regulator gives MGFFSRLFSGKEKTEQKVEIEPVEYKGFNIYQDAIAESGQYRVAGRIEKEFDGEIKTHRFIRSDVVSNKQDADELMLKKSQMFIDQMGDSIFS, from the coding sequence GTGGGATTCTTTTCTAGATTATTTAGTGGCAAAGAAAAAACCGAACAAAAAGTAGAAATTGAGCCAGTCGAATACAAAGGCTTCAATATCTATCAAGATGCCATTGCTGAATCTGGTCAATACCGTGTAGCTGGGCGAATCGAGAAAGAATTTGATGGTGAAATCAAAACCCATCGTTTTATTCGTTCAGATGTTGTTTCAAACAAACAAGACGCCGATGAACTGATGCTTAAAAAATCGCAGATGTTCATCGACCAAATGGGCGATAGCATTTTTAGCTAA
- a CDS encoding late competence development ComFB family protein: MQISVDVHNYMETLVGNVLATEEYVSGYTNEQLADLACLALGQLKPIYIRFDVDFLSALPEDKLVLYKRNSEIAVKNAESMIIDDRRRERDDNVPVIFSQHNFDDDVELQWYEKPLLSGKQS, from the coding sequence ATGCAAATCAGTGTCGATGTCCATAACTATATGGAAACTTTGGTGGGAAATGTATTAGCGACAGAGGAGTATGTTTCTGGCTATACCAACGAGCAGTTAGCCGATCTTGCGTGTTTGGCTTTAGGTCAGCTTAAACCCATCTATATTCGCTTCGATGTCGATTTTCTATCGGCATTGCCAGAGGATAAATTGGTACTGTATAAACGAAATAGTGAGATCGCGGTCAAAAATGCAGAAAGTATGATCATTGACGACAGAAGACGCGAGCGTGACGACAATGTGCCCGTAATCTTTAGTCAACATAATTTTGATGATGACGTTGAATTACAATGGTATGAAAAGCCATTGTTGAGCGGCAAACAGTCATGA
- a CDS encoding GGDEF domain-containing protein codes for MTSSFVTSSIFRFCFPLLLLAILLAGMNNVILVTDSNLGFASNLPYILLSVAVLLCHTFKQGRMAMVSLTMLVAYLIIQVRLQTPLNTGTTLLELSLLTALVPVTCLLVYAFPDNGVNSKSMFLYALVLVLFTVWAQLIVSHFQSGGFESWSEGILFIVNGFSRLPFVLVLYSLCLLGLTSILVLVYNRAIDVVVYSAILLSTSTFIFFDVQYISSTMFSLSGTLFIIYVVSASHDMAFNDRLTNIPGRHALEVDMKHLGRKYSMAMVDIDHFKKFNDTYGHDIGDDVLKLVARILSETTGGAKAYRYGGEEFTIIFKGKYSEQVKEHLQALISEVQNYDMTIRNSNDRPDDHEVGIKKRGQNNKSTEVVNVTVSIGLSDSRTTKQPVEVLKLADNALYKAKETGRNKLCVDI; via the coding sequence ATGACATCTTCTTTCGTCACGTCGAGCATATTTCGATTTTGCTTTCCCTTACTTCTATTAGCAATATTACTTGCAGGTATGAACAACGTCATCCTAGTGACGGATTCAAACTTAGGGTTTGCTAGCAACCTCCCATACATTCTATTGAGCGTTGCGGTTTTGCTGTGCCACACATTTAAGCAAGGTCGTATGGCCATGGTGTCCTTAACCATGCTCGTCGCATACCTCATCATTCAAGTTCGTTTACAAACGCCACTCAACACAGGCACCACTCTATTAGAACTGTCTCTGTTAACCGCTTTAGTTCCTGTAACGTGCTTACTGGTGTATGCCTTCCCAGATAACGGCGTTAACTCGAAATCCATGTTCCTATATGCTTTGGTTCTCGTTCTGTTTACGGTATGGGCACAATTAATTGTTTCTCATTTCCAGTCAGGTGGATTTGAGTCGTGGAGCGAAGGTATCCTGTTTATCGTTAACGGATTCTCGAGGCTGCCTTTCGTTTTAGTTCTGTATAGCCTGTGCTTACTTGGTCTTACTTCGATTTTAGTGCTGGTATACAACCGCGCGATTGATGTTGTCGTATACAGCGCAATTTTACTTTCAACTAGTACATTCATATTTTTTGATGTGCAATACATCTCTAGTACGATGTTCTCGTTGTCTGGTACGCTATTCATTATCTATGTCGTCTCTGCTAGCCATGATATGGCCTTTAATGACCGTTTAACTAACATTCCAGGTAGACACGCACTAGAAGTGGATATGAAGCACTTAGGGCGAAAATACTCAATGGCGATGGTTGATATCGACCACTTCAAGAAATTTAACGATACCTACGGGCATGACATTGGCGACGATGTGTTGAAGTTGGTAGCACGTATATTGAGTGAAACAACCGGTGGTGCAAAAGCTTATCGCTATGGTGGTGAAGAGTTTACGATTATTTTTAAAGGGAAATACTCGGAACAGGTTAAAGAACACCTACAGGCTCTCATTTCCGAAGTACAAAACTACGATATGACGATTCGAAATAGCAACGATCGCCCTGACGACCATGAAGTCGGCATTAAAAAGCGTGGCCAGAACAACAAATCAACTGAAGTCGTAAACGTAACGGTGAGCATTGGGCTGTCTGATAGTAGAACCACTAAACAACCCGTAGAAGTCTTGAAACTTGCCGATAACGCACTGTACAAAGCAAAAGAAACTGGCCGAAACAAGCTGTGTGTCGATATTTAA
- a CDS encoding Solitary outer membrane autotransporter beta-barrel domain produces MTNSNKGLVLTLFVSVSPTTVNSASLSELVRKDIEQTFATSVLLNDTDVFTFGINNFDPNKVFSLDNEDIGSNDSVSRRQNIASLSLPYTFEVPSYIEDNHQEVTLRLSALRIEKDVQYASSTISDFQKESVVSGYVEYANVSQLNEYWSFSSAIGNHISYYRNDFEYRSSLLAPIQGQLDGLYLNTDAWAYIIEPKIKLMFEDKNDWGKYKLSTSWHYFNGIGWGEANNGNIGHPEGWYIANEAKIFYDLVRWDKNITSMYSSIRRIDIGGDTVASMGTTAYYEGSVGWLLNPNLFNDWVDNVGIGFTINYGSSLKGGSLVIFFNQD; encoded by the coding sequence ATGACTAACTCAAACAAAGGTCTTGTATTAACTCTGTTTGTTTCCGTGTCTCCAACAACTGTTAACTCAGCTTCACTCTCTGAACTGGTCAGAAAAGACATTGAACAAACCTTCGCAACGAGTGTTTTGCTCAATGATACGGATGTGTTTACCTTTGGCATAAATAATTTTGATCCCAACAAAGTCTTTAGTTTGGACAATGAAGATATTGGCTCTAATGACTCAGTAAGTCGCAGACAAAATATCGCGTCCCTTAGCCTTCCTTATACCTTTGAAGTGCCAAGTTATATTGAAGACAACCATCAAGAAGTAACACTTCGTTTATCTGCGTTGCGGATAGAGAAGGATGTTCAATATGCCAGTTCAACGATAAGCGACTTTCAAAAAGAGTCTGTTGTTTCTGGTTACGTTGAGTATGCGAACGTATCCCAGTTGAACGAATACTGGAGTTTTAGTTCTGCAATTGGTAACCATATTTCCTATTATCGAAACGATTTTGAATATCGTTCTTCGTTGCTTGCACCAATTCAAGGTCAACTGGATGGTCTTTATCTGAACACGGATGCTTGGGCATACATAATAGAGCCTAAGATAAAGTTGATGTTTGAAGATAAGAATGACTGGGGTAAATATAAACTCAGTACCAGTTGGCATTACTTTAATGGTATAGGTTGGGGAGAAGCCAATAACGGTAATATTGGTCACCCAGAAGGTTGGTACATAGCAAATGAAGCTAAGATCTTCTATGACTTAGTTCGTTGGGACAAAAACATCACATCCATGTATTCGAGTATAAGAAGAATTGATATTGGTGGTGATACTGTCGCGTCTATGGGCACTACAGCTTACTACGAAGGTAGTGTAGGTTGGTTGCTTAACCCAAATCTGTTTAATGACTGGGTCGACAATGTAGGAATAGGGTTTACTATCAATTACGGAAGTAGTTTGAAAGGAGGGAGCTTAGTCATCTTCTTTAACCAAGACTAG
- a CDS encoding diguanylate cyclase, whose protein sequence is MIEKGSSMRILLVDDVQLDRMQLAIRLKQLGHVVEAVGSGKEALNVYSDFDPELVLLDISMPDMDGFEVANEVRRQFPEWVPIIFLSGHEEPEMIAKAIDAGGDDYLIKPVNKVVLNSKLIAMQRIAHMRRELKQSTAKLEELNILLQQQANEDGLTKLYNRRYMDTKLEESIAWHGRRNISMTVILLDVDFFKPYNDNYGHIQGDKCLQGLANTLKDLFVRAGEFVGRYGGEEFVIILSDTDSSAANLQANRVKEALHQMNYVHDYSTVSDRVTVSQGVLSFVPEGGEAIASIYEKVDQALYQAKQSGRNTYIQRDIMELEQ, encoded by the coding sequence ATGATAGAAAAGGGATCTTCGATGCGCATATTGCTAGTTGATGACGTTCAACTGGATAGGATGCAACTCGCTATTCGACTCAAGCAACTGGGTCATGTTGTAGAAGCTGTTGGTAGCGGAAAAGAAGCCCTCAATGTTTATTCTGATTTTGATCCTGAACTCGTGTTATTGGATATCAGCATGCCAGACATGGATGGTTTTGAGGTCGCTAACGAAGTTCGTCGACAATTCCCAGAATGGGTTCCGATCATCTTTTTGAGCGGTCATGAAGAGCCTGAAATGATCGCAAAAGCGATTGATGCCGGCGGCGATGATTATTTGATCAAACCGGTAAACAAAGTTGTTTTGAACTCTAAGTTGATTGCGATGCAGCGTATTGCGCACATGAGACGAGAGTTAAAACAGAGTACCGCCAAACTCGAAGAACTGAATATTTTACTGCAACAACAAGCCAACGAAGACGGCCTAACCAAATTATACAACCGTCGATATATGGATACTAAGCTTGAAGAGAGCATTGCGTGGCACGGACGACGTAATATATCCATGACCGTCATACTACTCGATGTTGACTTCTTTAAGCCTTACAACGATAACTATGGCCATATTCAAGGGGATAAGTGCCTGCAAGGGCTTGCCAATACTTTGAAAGATCTCTTTGTTCGAGCTGGAGAGTTTGTTGGACGTTACGGCGGTGAAGAGTTCGTCATCATTCTGAGTGATACCGACAGCTCCGCGGCTAATTTACAGGCCAATCGTGTAAAAGAAGCGCTGCATCAAATGAACTACGTCCACGACTACTCCACCGTGTCTGACAGGGTGACAGTGTCACAAGGTGTGCTGTCATTCGTGCCTGAAGGCGGTGAAGCTATCGCTTCTATTTACGAAAAGGTAGACCAAGCGCTTTATCAGGCTAAGCAAAGTGGAAGAAATACCTACATACAACGCGATATTATGGAGCTTGAGCAATAG
- a CDS encoding DUF3069 domain-containing protein, with product MSDATNNEVQEIDLTTISPELRQVIEFDEVPKEMHNMVTSIHEVSEEAVRETWSSLPASAQNVLDNFEQFHALISVSQAFAGVNMMEEFPTLKLPEGMSDEEKEEYRAQLLDQILHNCVKDMAKQIKKARRDAILKRDFKEVFIR from the coding sequence ATGTCAGACGCTACAAACAACGAAGTACAAGAAATCGATTTAACCACTATCTCACCAGAGCTTCGCCAAGTTATCGAATTTGATGAAGTGCCTAAAGAGATGCACAACATGGTTACTTCTATTCACGAAGTGTCTGAAGAAGCAGTGCGTGAAACTTGGAGCAGCCTTCCAGCAAGCGCACAAAATGTTTTGGACAACTTTGAGCAATTCCACGCTCTAATCTCTGTTAGCCAAGCTTTCGCTGGCGTAAACATGATGGAGGAGTTCCCTACTCTTAAACTTCCAGAAGGCATGTCTGATGAAGAAAAAGAAGAGTACCGAGCTCAACTGCTTGACCAAATTTTACATAACTGTGTAAAAGACATGGCTAAGCAAATCAAGAAAGCGCGCCGTGATGCTATCTTGAAGCGTGATTTCAAAGAAGTTTTCATCCGCTAA
- the modC gene encoding molybdenum ABC transporter ATP-binding protein ModC, translating to MSALVLQYQQQLGETFFDIDLELPSTGITAIFGRSGAGKTSLINAISGLTQPDNGLISVSGTILFDSENGINLPTHKRNVGYVFQESRLFPHMKVAANLKYGVKCVDNVHFEQIVSLLSLGSLLDRYPARLSGGEKQRVAIGRALLSKPSILLMDEPLASLDLPRKREVMPFLENLSETVQIPIIYVTHSLNEILRLANHLVIIDQGKVISSGMTEEVWASRAMQPWQSFSEQSSLFEATLTEHNDDYALSRLTLGKSTSLWVQKVSSELGTTVRLQVRANDVSITLQQPEGTSIRNILPVTIKRVETHQQGSNKQSVAVELELEAGCYLWATITLWALDELNLEIGQRVYAQIKGVSVAQRDIAITH from the coding sequence ATGAGCGCTTTGGTCCTCCAATATCAGCAACAGCTTGGTGAAACGTTTTTTGATATTGACTTAGAATTGCCAAGTACTGGTATTACGGCAATTTTCGGTCGTTCTGGTGCAGGTAAAACTTCACTTATCAATGCCATTAGTGGTCTCACACAACCAGATAATGGCTTGATCAGCGTATCTGGAACCATTCTGTTTGATAGTGAAAATGGCATCAACTTACCAACTCACAAACGCAACGTCGGCTATGTATTCCAAGAATCGCGATTGTTCCCACACATGAAGGTAGCGGCGAATTTAAAGTACGGCGTGAAATGCGTCGATAACGTGCACTTTGAACAAATAGTCTCGCTGCTATCGTTGGGCTCGCTGCTTGATCGCTATCCAGCCCGCTTGTCTGGGGGGGAGAAGCAACGTGTAGCGATTGGCCGAGCACTGTTGTCTAAGCCCAGCATTCTATTGATGGATGAGCCATTGGCGTCTCTGGACTTACCTCGTAAGCGTGAAGTAATGCCGTTTCTGGAAAACTTATCTGAAACCGTCCAAATACCGATTATCTATGTCACTCATAGCCTCAATGAAATATTACGCTTGGCAAATCACCTTGTGATCATTGATCAAGGCAAAGTTATTTCATCGGGGATGACAGAAGAGGTATGGGCATCGAGAGCCATGCAACCGTGGCAATCTTTTTCAGAGCAAAGTTCGTTGTTTGAAGCGACGTTAACGGAACATAATGATGATTATGCGTTGTCACGTCTAACATTAGGTAAATCAACGTCACTTTGGGTTCAAAAGGTATCGAGCGAGCTTGGCACTACAGTAAGGCTGCAAGTGAGGGCAAATGATGTCTCTATCACGCTACAGCAGCCGGAAGGCACTTCGATACGTAATATCCTACCTGTCACTATTAAAAGGGTAGAGACGCACCAACAAGGCTCGAATAAGCAGAGTGTCGCTGTCGAGTTAGAACTTGAGGCCGGATGCTACCTATGGGCAACCATTACATTGTGGGCGCTGGATGAGCTGAATTTAGAAATTGGACAACGTGTCTACGCACAAATTAAAGGCGTGAGTGTCGCGCAAAGAGATATCGCGATTACGCACTAA
- the modB gene encoding molybdate ABC transporter permease subunit encodes MMYLSEYEYQALMLSLKVAGFAILWLIPIGIGLAWLLAKKQFVGKSIVESIVHLPLVLPPVVIGYLLLVMMGRQGIIGSWLNDVFGIVFSFSWKGAALACVVVALPLMVRSIRLSLETVDSKLEEAAATLGASPLRVFFTITLPLMIPGIITGTMLSFARSLGEFGATISFVSNIPGETQTIPLAMYTFIETPGAEMEAARLCVISIVIALSSLMLSEWLNKKSAKRLGGNA; translated from the coding sequence ATGATGTATTTATCGGAATACGAATACCAAGCGTTAATGCTGAGCTTGAAAGTCGCTGGGTTTGCCATCTTGTGGCTTATTCCTATCGGTATCGGCTTAGCATGGTTGCTTGCTAAGAAACAATTTGTGGGCAAAAGCATTGTAGAAAGTATTGTTCATTTGCCTTTGGTGCTTCCACCCGTGGTTATTGGTTATTTGCTACTAGTGATGATGGGTAGGCAAGGCATTATTGGATCGTGGCTTAATGACGTGTTTGGTATTGTATTCAGTTTTAGCTGGAAGGGCGCTGCTCTGGCGTGTGTGGTCGTGGCGTTACCTCTGATGGTACGTTCTATACGACTGAGCTTAGAAACCGTAGACAGTAAACTTGAAGAGGCTGCAGCCACGCTAGGCGCTTCACCTCTTCGTGTGTTTTTCACCATCACTTTACCTTTAATGATCCCTGGGATCATTACTGGCACCATGCTTTCATTTGCGAGAAGCTTGGGTGAGTTTGGTGCGACCATCAGCTTCGTTTCCAATATACCTGGAGAAACTCAAACCATTCCTTTAGCCATGTATACCTTTATTGAAACCCCTGGAGCTGAAATGGAAGCGGCGCGTTTGTGTGTCATTTCTATTGTTATCGCACTGAGTTCACTGATGTTATCTGAATGGCTCAACAAAAAGTCAGCAAAACGTTTGGGGGGCAACGCATGA
- the modA gene encoding molybdate ABC transporter substrate-binding protein: MKKRVILLTIVLASALNSTHLLAAEKLRVYAASSMTNAVNLLVEEFEKDHSVDVIPVYASTSSLVRQIERGAPADIFISANEKWMTHLVDRQLAFSDNVTNLCKNELVLISPKEMPISLELSNGVQWSKLLTNERLAVGNTMSVPAGIYAKEALETLGVWDDVKTRLAPSNNVRMALALVERSEAKLGIVYKTDALLSKEVNLVSTFPSDLHTPIRYPVAKLSDKVVAEQFYTFLKSEKAKDTLNSFGFEVR; this comes from the coding sequence ATGAAAAAACGAGTCATCCTTTTAACTATCGTCTTAGCTTCGGCACTGAATTCTACTCATCTTTTGGCTGCCGAAAAGCTACGAGTTTATGCTGCGTCGTCTATGACAAATGCGGTTAACTTGTTAGTTGAAGAGTTTGAGAAAGATCACTCTGTCGATGTGATTCCAGTCTATGCGAGCACGTCTTCTTTGGTGCGCCAAATCGAAAGAGGTGCGCCAGCAGACATCTTTATCTCGGCAAACGAAAAATGGATGACGCATTTAGTCGATCGTCAATTGGCTTTTAGTGACAATGTCACTAATTTATGTAAAAACGAGCTTGTGCTGATTTCCCCTAAAGAGATGCCAATATCTTTGGAGCTATCAAACGGTGTTCAATGGTCTAAACTACTTACTAATGAAAGGCTTGCGGTTGGCAACACCATGTCGGTTCCTGCGGGTATCTATGCGAAGGAAGCGCTAGAAACGTTAGGCGTATGGGATGATGTGAAGACTCGATTGGCACCAAGTAACAATGTACGTATGGCATTGGCTTTGGTAGAGCGTAGTGAAGCTAAGCTTGGCATTGTCTACAAAACAGATGCGTTGCTTTCTAAGGAAGTGAACCTAGTGTCGACGTTCCCATCCGATTTACATACGCCAATACGTTACCCTGTAGCGAAATTGAGTGATAAAGTCGTCGCAGAACAGTTCTATACTTTCCTAAAGAGCGAAAAAGCGAAGGACACCTTGAACAGTTTTGGATTTGAAGTGCGCTAA